From the genome of Vigna angularis cultivar LongXiaoDou No.4 chromosome 11, ASM1680809v1, whole genome shotgun sequence, one region includes:
- the LOC108333701 gene encoding uncharacterized protein LOC108333701 — MLGVDNNHGVMMKRKGKSKRGEKKDVKVTYISSPMKVKTSASNFRALVQELTGQFSNVAEMFVEADYYYDDGVLDDVKLKGTNIQQWSGTSETYSHDSSSWFNHSSSFMEPLNGQLQSEFFSFDMI, encoded by the coding sequence ATGCTTGGAGTTGATAACAACCATGGTGTGATGatgaagagaaaaggaaagagcaAAAGGGGTGAGAAGAAGGATGTTAAAGTGACATATATTTCAAGCCCTATGAAGGTGAAGACCAGTGCTTCAAACTTCAGAGCCCTTGTGCAAGAACTCACAGGCCAATTCTCCAATGTTGCTGAAATGTTTGTGGAAGCTGattattattatgatgatgGTGTTCTTGATGATGTTAAGCTAAAGGGCACAAACATTCAACAATGGAGTGGCACTAGTGAAACCTATTCTCATGACTCTAGTTCTTGGTTCAATCATTCTAGCTCTTTCATGGAACCACTAAATGGACAACTTCAATCTGAATTCTTCAGCTTTGATATGATTTAg
- the LOC108334384 gene encoding uncharacterized protein LOC108334384, with the protein MNFAASFYRRLNVKELVTNIPVYRSTSDVSGEGLSMVFRRWATKKTAGSTKNGRDSKPKNLGVKKFGGERVIPGNIIVRQRGTRFHPGNYVGLGKDHTLFALKEGLVKFERNKLTGRKWVHVEPKEGHVLHPLYANASASEVKVAV; encoded by the exons ATGAATTTTGCAGCGTCATTTTACAGAAGATTGAATGTCAAGGAACTTGTGACAAATATTCCTGTGTATAGAAGCACCAGTG ATGTATCTGGAGAAGGTTTGAGTATGGTGTTCAGGCGCTGGGCTACCAAAAAGACTGCTGGTTCTACCAAGAACGGACGGGATTCAAAACCCAAGAACCTTGGAGTGAAGAAATTCGGTGGGGAG AGGGTGATACCTGGAAATATCATTGTTAGACAACGTGGCACTCGTTTTCATCCAGGAAACTATGTCGGACTTGGGAAAGATCATACTCTGTTTGCATTGAAAGAGGGATTGGTGAAGTTTGAACGGAACAAGCTGACTGGTCGCAAATGGGTGCATGTTGAGCCTAAGGAAGGCCATGTTCTCCACCCTTTGTATGCAAATGCCTCTGCTTCTGAAGTAAAGGTTGCTGTGTAA